GCATTAGCCACCGGTGGGGCCGAAATCAGGCTATGTGCTTCAAACCCGCTGAGTACCCAGGACGATGTCGCCGCATCCCTGGTGAAGGACTACCATATCGGAGTTTATGCGATCCGGGCGGAAAACCGGGATACTTATTACCGACACATCAATGACGCTCTTGCCATCCATCCCCAAGTGACCATGGATGACGGGGCCGACTTGGTTTTCACGCTCCGTAAATCCGCTGAAACCTCGATCAGCCAGGTCATCGGAGGAACCGAAGAAACGACGACCGGGGTGATCCGCCTGAAGAGCATGGCCAAAGAAAATCAACTCCAGTATCCGATTATCGCGGTCAATGACGCTCAAACGAAGTATTTATTCGATAACCGCTATGGTACCGGCCAAAGCACTTTTGAAGGAATTCTGAGGTCGACGCATACCTTAATCGCCGGAAAAAAAGTCGTGGTCGCCGGGTATGGGTGGTGCGGCCGGGGAGTCGCTCTCCGGGCGCGCGGCCTGGGGGCCCGGGTCGCCGTTACCGAAGTGGAGCCAATCAAAGCCCTGGAAGCCCTGATGGATGGTAATGAAGTGATGCCTATGGACAAAGCCGCTTCTTGGGGAGACCTCTTTGTAACCGTTACTGGAAATATTTCGGTCATTCGCCGTGAACATTTTCTCGCAATGCACGATGGAGCGGTACTGGCCAACGCTGGCCATTTTAATGTGGAAATTGATATCGATGAACTTGAAAAGCTCTGCGTAAACAAACGAGAGGTCCGCCCTCTGGTCAATGAGTATACGCTTCCGACCGGTACGAAAATATCCCTGCTTGGTGAGGGACGCTTGGTGAACCTGGCCTGCGCGGAAGGTCATCCCGCCTTGGTCATGGATATGAGTTTCGCTAACCAGGCCCTATCGGTTGCCTATATTAAGGAACGCGCCGGACACCTAAGGAACACCATATACCCGGTTCCTGAGGAAATCGATCGGAAGGTGGCCTATCTCAAGCTGGAATCGCTGGGTGCACGGATCGATATGCTGACCCCCCGCCAGGAAAAATATCTCGCATCCTGGGAAGAGGGAACTTGATTTACGATTGAGTACAAGGCGAAGGGAAGGTCAAATACATACCTTGTCTCTGAGGCAGAATGCGTAGTACATTTCCCCTGCTTCACCAACGGGTGAGGCCACTAGTCCAAAGGGAGGTCTTTTTATGAAACCGTACGAATTAGGTTTAGTTATCAAGCCAAACGCAACCGATGAAGATGTCCGGGTTACCCTGGAAAAAATCAAGACCCTCATCACCAGAGAAGGAGGGGTTATTGAAAGAACCAACGTCTGGGGAAAGCGACGATTGGCCAGTCTTATCGAAAAACAAACCGAAGGAATTTACGTATTTATCAACTTCAGGACCGCTCCGCAGAATATTCATGAGATAACCCGGGTGATTCGTTTAGCGGAGATGATTATCCGCCATATCATTGTCAAGGAAGAGGGCAAAGCCATCCGGCCGGTACAGACCGCTGCTTCCCAAACACCTACGGCACCCCAGGAGGCTGATGCGCTTTTGGAAAGCCCGTTGGAAGAGGGATATGGAGCCGAGGTTCCGCTTGCCTCCCCAGAACCTCAATAAGATCTTTCTAATTGGCTGCATTATTGGGGGAAGCCTGATCTACGGTATTCAGCCCTCCGGTCTCCAGTGACCACCCTTAATTGCGGGTGGGTAGGAGTCCTGTTCTTTCACGGTGGTCGCGGATCAAGTACTGTTCAACAATTACAGTTTTGTTTTCAGAGAAGAAAGAATAACAGGCTATTAGGCGGTAGGCTTTTAGTTTTTTAGGTAAAACAAAAACTTACATTGGTGTTACCTAAAAGCCCAAACGGCTAAACATCTACAGCCTGTATTTACAGAGGAGGATTAATGAGCATGCCAACACTAAAAGAAGGTGGAAAACGGTTTTTCCGGCGTGGCCGCAAAAAAGTGTGCGCGTTTTGTATGGACAAGTCGCAAATCGACTATAAAGATGTCAACCGCCTACTGAGGT
This is a stretch of genomic DNA from Atribacteraceae bacterium. It encodes these proteins:
- a CDS encoding adenosylhomocysteinase, which gives rise to MDYDVANLDLAPEGKKKIEWAEREMPVLAGIASEWQKNKPLQGLKIAACLHVTSETAVLMNALATGGAEIRLCASNPLSTQDDVAASLVKDYHIGVYAIRAENRDTYYRHINDALAIHPQVTMDDGADLVFTLRKSAETSISQVIGGTEETTTGVIRLKSMAKENQLQYPIIAVNDAQTKYLFDNRYGTGQSTFEGILRSTHTLIAGKKVVVAGYGWCGRGVALRARGLGARVAVTEVEPIKALEALMDGNEVMPMDKAASWGDLFVTVTGNISVIRREHFLAMHDGAVLANAGHFNVEIDIDELEKLCVNKREVRPLVNEYTLPTGTKISLLGEGRLVNLACAEGHPALVMDMSFANQALSVAYIKERAGHLRNTIYPVPEEIDRKVAYLKLESLGARIDMLTPRQEKYLASWEEGT
- the rpsF gene encoding 30S ribosomal protein S6 yields the protein MKPYELGLVIKPNATDEDVRVTLEKIKTLITREGGVIERTNVWGKRRLASLIEKQTEGIYVFINFRTAPQNIHEITRVIRLAEMIIRHIIVKEEGKAIRPVQTAASQTPTAPQEADALLESPLEEGYGAEVPLASPEPQ